In Acidimicrobiales bacterium, the sequence GCTGTAGTCGACGGTGGCTTCGGCGCCCCGCTCGGAGCACACCGTGAGCTTGGCGGGGCTGGAGGCGGCGGCCGCGACCCGCGCTCCCAGCAGGCGGGCCACCTCGACGGCGGCCAGGCCCACCCCGCCGGCGGCGCCGAGCACCAGCACCCACTCACCCGGGCGCACACCGGCCACGCTGCGGAGGGCGTGGTAGGCGGTGGCGTGGGCCACCCCGAACGCCGCCGCCGCCACAAAGTCGACGCCTTCGGGCACGGGGCTGAGCGACGCGGCGGACACGACGATCCGCTCGGCGAAGGCGCCGACCATCGACGAGCCCCGGACCACCTGCCCCGGCGCCAACGAGGTGGCGCCGTCGCGTACCTCGGCCACCCGCCCGGCGAACTCGCTGCCAGGCGTGAACGGGACGGGGACCGAGACCTGATAGCGGTTGGCGGCGATGAGCGTGTCCGGGTAGTTGACCCCGGCCGCCTCGATCTCGACGACCACCTGGCCCGGTCCGGGCCGGGGCTCGGGCAGATCCTCTATCACCAGCCCGGAGGGCGGGCCGTAGGCGTTGCAGCGCAGGGCCCTCATCGCGACCGTCCGACCCGGCTCAGCGGACGGTTCGGAAGAAGGCGCGGACGTCGTCTACGAAGAGGTCCGGGACCTCCATGGCGGCAAAGTGCCCGCCCCGGGGCATGTCCGCCCAGTGGGTGATGTTGTAGCGCCGCTCGGCCCAGGCCCGGGGGACCTTGGTGACCTCGCCCGGATAGTTGGCGACACCGGTGGGGACGGTGATCGGCGCCTGCGGAACGGCCGCCGCTCCCGCCCGGCGCATCTCGAAGTACAGGCGGGCCGACGAGGTGGCGGTGGCGGTGAACCAGTAGACGCTGACGTTGGTCAGCAGCTGGTCGCGGGTGAAGCTGCGCTCGACGTCTCCGTCGCAGTCGCTCCAGGCGCGGAACTTCTCGACGATCCAGGCCGCCAGCCCGACAGGTGAGTCCTCGAGCGCATACCCCACCGTCTGGGGCTTGG encodes:
- a CDS encoding NADPH:quinone oxidoreductase family protein; the protein is MRALRCNAYGPPSGLVIEDLPEPRPGPGQVVVEIEAAGVNYPDTLIAANRYQVSVPVPFTPGSEFAGRVAEVRDGATSLAPGQVVRGSSMVGAFAERIVVSAASLSPVPEGVDFVAAAAFGVAHATAYHALRSVAGVRPGEWVLVLGAAGGVGLAAVEVARLLGARVAAAASSPAKLTVCSERGAEATVDYSSEDLKLRARELTDGGPHVVIDPVGGAYSEQALRAGRPGCRFVTVGFASGEIPRIPLNLVLLKDVAIVGFDIRTFATYHAAEAERDRAELEDLLASGRLRPYVSATYPLTDAVAALELVADRGAVGKVVILPGS